A region from the Brassica napus cultivar Da-Ae chromosome C8, Da-Ae, whole genome shotgun sequence genome encodes:
- the LOC106353718 gene encoding transcription factor MYC2-like has translation MRNLWTSDDNTSMMEAFLSSSDMSALWLPEASTASATAPAPAGFNQETLQQRLQALIEGTNEGWTYAIFWQPSYDFSSASVLGWGDGYYKGEEDKGKPKQRSIPLPFSTPADQEYRKKVLRELNSLISGGGGSVDEAVDEEVTDTEWFFLVSMTQSFASGAGLAGKALSTANVVWVSGSDQLSGSSCERAKQGGVFGMQTIACIPSANGVVELGSTEQIPPSSDLMSKVRILFNFDVGVADLPGPNWNLDPTQGENDPSIWINDPIGAPEPGKGQLFSKFTQFENGGSSSTITGNPNPDSTPSPVHSQTQNQKINNNFSPEMNFSKSSTTLVKPRPREILSFGNDGRRSSMNPDPIQFENKRKNSLGLIDDKVLSFGGGGESDHSDLEAFIVKEIPEKRPKKRGRKPANGREEPLNHVEAERQRREKLNQRFYALRAVVPNVSKMDKASLLGDAIAYINELKLKVNKTESEKIHIKNQLEEVKIELAGRKSSTCGDLSSSSSSATAMIKPVGMEIEVKVIGWDAMIRVESSKRNHPAARLMSALMDLELEVSHASMSVVNDLMIQQATVKMGFRIYTQDQLQASLVSKIG, from the coding sequence ATGAGGAATCTGTGGACCAGCGACGATAACACTTCTATGATGGAAGCTTTCTTGAGCTCCTCCGATATGTCAGCCTTATGGCTACCGGAAGCTTCGACGGCGTCGGCAACAGCTCCGGCCCCAGCGGGGTTTAACCAGGAGACTCTCCAGCAAAGGCTACAAGCACTGATTGAAGGGACAAACGAAGGTTGGACCTACGCTATATTCTGGCAGCCGTCGTACGATTTCTCAAGCGCCTCCGTGCTCGGCTGGGGTGATGGTTATTACAAAGGtgaagaagacaaagggaaGCCTAAACAGAGATCGATTCCGTTGCCTTTTTCGACTCCGGCGGATCAGGAGTATCGGAAAAAGGTGTTGCGTGAGCTCAATTCTTTGATCTCCGGGGGAGGTGGCTCGGTGGATGAAGCTGTAGATGAAGAGGTGACAGATACGGAGTGGTTTTTCTTGGTTTCGATGACACAGAGCTTTGCTTCCGGTGCTGGATTGGCGGGTAAAGCGTTATCGACAGCTAACGTAGTTTGGGTTTCCGGGTCGGATCAGTTATCCGGATCGAGTTGTGAGCGGGcgaagcaaggaggagtttttGGGATGCAAACCATCGCGTGTATCCCTTCGGCTAACGGAGTTGTTGAACTCGGGTCAACGGAGCAGATCCCACCAAGTTCGGATCTTATGAGTAAGGTCCGAATACTTTTCAATTTCGATGTTGGTGTTGCAGATTTACCGGGTCCTAACTGGAACCTTGACCCGACCCAAGGCGAAAACGACCCGTCTATATGGATTAATGACCCGATTGGAGCACCCGAACCGGGTAAAGGACAGCTTTTCTCCAAGTTTACTCAGTTTGAAAATGGTGGTAGTTCAAGCACCATAACGGGAAACCCGAACCCCGATTCGACTCCAAGCCCGGTCCACTCCCAAACCCAGAATCAAAAAATCAACAACAATTTCTCTCCAGAAATGAATTTCTCCAAGTCGAGTACCACCTTGGTGAAACCCAGACCCCGAGAGATATTGAGCTTCGGCAATGATGGTAGACGGAGCTCCATGAACCCGGATCCGATCCAATTCGAGAACAAGAGAAAGAACTCTCTTGGTTTGATCGACGATAAAGTTCTATCATTCGGCGGCGGAGGAGAATCCGATCACTCCGACCTAGAAGCTTTCATCGTGAAAGAAATCCCGGAGAAACGTCCGAAGAAACGTGGAAGAAAACCGGCGAACGGTAGAGAAGAACCGCTAAACCACGTCGAAGCGGAGAGACAGAGACGGGAGAAACTAAACCAGCGTTTTTACGCGTTACGTGCGGTTGTACCAAACGTTTCCAAAATGGACAAAGCTTCCTTGCTCGGAGACGCGATCGCTTACATCAACGAGCTCAAGCTCAAGGTAAACAAGACGGAATCTGAGAAAATCCATATCAAGAACCAGCTTGAGGAGGTTAAAATTGAGCTCGCCGGAAGAAAATCAAGCACATGTGGAGAtctatcatcttcttcctcttcagctaCGGCTATGATTAAACCTGTGGGGATGGAGATCGAAGTGAAGGTTATAGGTTGGGACGCGATGATTAGGGTGGAATCGAGCAAGAGGAATCATCCCGCGGCAAGATTGATGTCCGCGTTGATGGATTTGGAGCTTGAGGTTAGTCACGCGAGTATGTCGGTGGTTAACGATTTGATGATTCAGCAAGCTACAGTCAAGATGGGGTTCAGAATCTACACACAGGACCAGCTCCAGGCGAGTTTAGTTTCAAAGATCGGTTAA